The following proteins come from a genomic window of Streptomyces sp. NBC_00539:
- a CDS encoding TetR/AcrR family transcriptional regulator — MLEEVSSRRTRITPEREAELHGAVLDLLREVGYEALTMDAVAARTRSSKATLYRQWGSKPELVAKALRCTKPVSLREIDTGSLRGDFALMVEHSDDAQMAKDTALMRGLAHAVHESPELHKALRDLLVDPEINGLQMMLRRAVDRGEIAPDCPALDFVPHMLIGAFIALPLIEDRPVDRAFLGCFIDAVVFPALGV; from the coding sequence ATGCTCGAAGAGGTCTCGTCGCGGCGCACCCGGATCACCCCCGAACGGGAAGCCGAACTCCACGGAGCGGTCCTGGACCTGCTGCGCGAGGTCGGCTACGAGGCGCTGACCATGGACGCGGTCGCCGCCCGTACGAGGTCCAGCAAGGCGACCCTCTACCGCCAGTGGGGGAGCAAGCCGGAGCTGGTCGCGAAGGCCCTGCGGTGCACCAAGCCGGTCTCCCTGCGGGAGATCGACACCGGCAGTCTGCGCGGGGACTTCGCCCTCATGGTCGAGCACTCCGACGACGCGCAGATGGCCAAGGACACCGCCCTGATGCGGGGCCTGGCCCACGCCGTCCACGAGAGCCCGGAGCTCCACAAGGCGCTGCGGGACCTGCTGGTGGACCCCGAGATCAACGGTCTGCAGATGATGCTGCGGCGGGCGGTGGACCGGGGGGAGATCGCCCCGGACTGCCCGGCGCTCGACTTCGTACCGCACATGCTCATCGGGGCGTTCATCGCGCTCCCGCTGATCGAGGACCGCCCGGTGGACCGGGCTTTCCTCGGTTGCTTCATCGACGCCGTGGTGTTCCCCGCCCTCGGCGTCTGA
- a CDS encoding MMPL family transporter produces MATFLYRLGRGAFRRRRFVALVWVALLFAAGFGAASASAPTSGSFSIPGTEAQKAFDLLEQRFPGMTANGATARIVIKAPDGAKVTDPAPKAQVEKIVSGLKGGAGADQIASVDDPYQSKAISQDSRTAYISTKYKVSGMELTDATREALKESGKDAQAAGLTVEIGGDALMTAPETGSGEVIGILIAAVVLVITFGSLIAAGLPLLTALIGVGIGVSSITALANVLDLGSTTSTLAMMIGLAVGIDYALFIVSRYRAELAEGRERDEAAGRAAGTAGSAVVFAGLTVVIALVGLAVVNIPMLTKMGFAAAGTVVIAVLVALTLVPAILGFAGKKVLPAGTKSRLFGKGKPAGAEPKANGGTRWARFVLRRPVLVLLAGVIGLGAIAIPAGKLEMGLPDDGAQPVSTSQRRAYDLLSDGFGPGFNGPLMVVVDGDKALADKTVDRIKGLDGVAVVTPPMPNKAGDAAIINVIPKDRPSSTATEDLVHTIRDGSGDDVLVTGATAMNIDFSQKMNDALVPYLALVVGLAFLLLMLVFRSILVPLKAALGFLLSVVAALGAVVAVFQWGWLGSLFGVEQTGPIMSMMPIFMVGVVFGLAMDYEVFLVTRMREAYVHGERPGQAVVTGFQYSARVVVAAAVIMIAVFSGFIGASEQMVKMIGFGLAVAVFFDAFVVRMAIVPAVLALLGHKAWWLPKWLDRILPNVDVEGESLRKHLGESAHGPDKDRELVNA; encoded by the coding sequence GTGGCCACCTTCCTCTACCGACTCGGCAGGGGCGCCTTCCGGCGCCGTCGCTTCGTCGCCCTCGTCTGGGTGGCACTGCTGTTCGCCGCCGGTTTCGGCGCGGCGTCGGCGTCCGCCCCCACCTCAGGCTCGTTCTCCATACCCGGCACGGAGGCCCAGAAGGCCTTCGACCTGCTGGAGCAGCGCTTCCCGGGCATGACCGCCAACGGCGCGACCGCCCGCATCGTCATCAAGGCCCCGGACGGCGCCAAGGTCACCGACCCGGCCCCCAAGGCCCAGGTCGAGAAGATCGTCTCCGGGCTCAAGGGCGGCGCCGGCGCCGACCAGATCGCCTCGGTCGACGACCCGTACCAGTCCAAGGCGATCAGCCAGGACTCCCGTACTGCCTACATCAGCACCAAGTACAAGGTCAGCGGCATGGAGCTGACCGACGCGACGCGCGAGGCGCTCAAGGAGTCCGGGAAGGACGCGCAGGCGGCCGGGCTGACCGTCGAGATCGGCGGTGACGCGCTGATGACGGCGCCCGAGACCGGCTCCGGCGAGGTCATCGGCATCCTGATCGCGGCCGTCGTCCTGGTCATCACCTTCGGCTCGCTGATCGCGGCCGGACTGCCGCTGCTGACCGCGCTGATCGGCGTGGGCATCGGCGTCTCCTCCATCACGGCGCTCGCCAACGTGCTGGACCTCGGCTCCACCACCTCCACCCTCGCGATGATGATCGGCCTCGCCGTCGGCATCGACTACGCCCTCTTCATCGTCTCCCGCTACCGCGCGGAGCTCGCCGAGGGCCGTGAGCGCGACGAGGCTGCGGGCCGGGCTGCCGGAACCGCCGGTTCCGCCGTGGTGTTCGCCGGTCTGACCGTGGTCATCGCCCTCGTGGGTCTGGCCGTCGTCAACATCCCGATGCTGACGAAGATGGGCTTCGCTGCCGCCGGCACCGTCGTCATCGCGGTCCTCGTCGCCCTCACCCTGGTCCCGGCCATCCTCGGCTTCGCGGGCAAGAAGGTCCTGCCTGCCGGTACGAAGAGCCGGCTGTTCGGCAAGGGCAAGCCGGCCGGCGCCGAGCCCAAGGCCAACGGCGGCACCCGCTGGGCACGCTTCGTCCTGCGCCGCCCGGTCCTGGTGCTGCTGGCCGGTGTGATCGGCCTCGGCGCCATCGCGATCCCGGCGGGCAAGCTGGAGATGGGCCTGCCGGACGACGGCGCCCAGCCGGTGTCCACCAGCCAGCGCCGGGCGTACGACCTGCTGTCCGACGGCTTCGGCCCGGGCTTCAACGGCCCGCTGATGGTGGTCGTGGACGGCGACAAGGCGCTCGCGGACAAGACGGTCGACCGGATCAAGGGTCTGGACGGCGTGGCCGTGGTCACCCCGCCGATGCCGAACAAGGCAGGCGACGCGGCGATCATCAACGTGATCCCGAAGGACCGCCCGTCCTCCACCGCGACCGAGGACCTCGTCCACACCATCCGCGACGGCAGCGGCGACGACGTCCTCGTCACCGGCGCGACCGCGATGAACATCGACTTCTCGCAGAAGATGAACGACGCGCTGGTGCCCTACCTCGCGCTCGTCGTCGGTCTCGCCTTCCTGCTGCTGATGCTGGTGTTCCGCTCGATCCTCGTGCCGCTCAAGGCGGCCCTCGGCTTCCTGCTGTCGGTCGTCGCGGCCCTCGGCGCGGTCGTCGCGGTCTTCCAGTGGGGCTGGCTCGGCTCGCTCTTCGGGGTCGAGCAGACCGGCCCGATCATGTCGATGATGCCGATCTTCATGGTGGGCGTCGTCTTCGGCCTGGCGATGGACTACGAGGTCTTCCTGGTCACCCGGATGCGCGAGGCGTACGTGCACGGCGAGCGCCCGGGGCAGGCCGTGGTGACCGGCTTCCAGTACAGCGCGCGGGTGGTCGTGGCCGCCGCCGTCATCATGATCGCGGTGTTCTCGGGCTTCATCGGGGCCAGCGAGCAGATGGTCAAGATGATCGGCTTCGGCCTGGCCGTGGCGGTCTTCTTCGACGCCTTCGTGGTCCGCATGGCCATCGTCCCGGCGGTGCTCGCGCTGCTCGGGCACAAGGCGTGGTGGCTGCCGAAGTGGCTCGACCGGATCCTGCCGAACGTGGACGTGGAGGGCGAGAGCCTGCGCAAGCACCTCGGGGAGTCCGCGCACGGTCCGGACAAGGACCGGGAGCTCGTCAACGCCTGA
- a CDS encoding SsgA family sporulation/cell division regulator, producing the protein MSATAENPHATATRTAVEERVRARVITDDPLYRAIPVALRFVPDEPLAVRIVFPAGVSPEGTDNEWVFPRALLEAGLLAPSGTGDVRVWPCGRVQVIVEFHSPEGVAVVQFDCAALRRFLRRTFAAAR; encoded by the coding sequence ATGTCAGCCACCGCCGAGAATCCCCACGCGACCGCCACCAGGACCGCAGTCGAGGAACGGGTCCGCGCCCGCGTGATCACCGACGATCCGCTCTACCGTGCCATTCCGGTCGCCCTGCGCTTCGTACCCGATGAGCCGCTCGCCGTCCGGATCGTCTTCCCCGCGGGGGTGTCCCCCGAGGGCACCGACAACGAGTGGGTCTTCCCCCGCGCCCTGCTGGAGGCGGGCCTGCTGGCCCCGAGCGGGACCGGCGACGTACGCGTCTGGCCCTGCGGCCGGGTGCAGGTGATCGTGGAGTTCCACTCGCCCGAGGGTGTGGCCGTCGTCCAGTTCGACTGCGCCGCGCTGCGCCGCTTCCTGCGCCGTACGTTCGCCGCCGCCCGCTAG
- a CDS encoding energy-coupling factor ABC transporter permease, with product MHVPDGFIDAPVSIAAGVAAAGAVAVSLRGARRELEDSAAPLAGLVAAFIFAVQMLNFPVAAGTSGHLLGGALAAILVGPYTGVLCVSVVLLMQGVLFADGGLTALGVNVMNMAVVTVLVAYAVFRGLVKVLPKTRRSVTAAAFTGALVSVPGAAVMFTLVYALGGTTDVPLAKVFTAMVGVHVLIGIGEAVITAATVGAVLAVRPDLVHGARGLSTPLKLRVGGELVDAPAAAPAAPVSGPRSTKPVWITGLVTALVLAGFVSYYASASPDGLEKVAADKGIDQNEREHAAANSPLADYSVKDVADTRLSGGLAGVIGVGATVAVGTGIFWSVRRRRAEDLTATSTSAAG from the coding sequence ATGCACGTGCCCGACGGCTTCATCGATGCCCCCGTCTCCATAGCCGCAGGTGTCGCAGCCGCCGGAGCGGTGGCCGTCAGCCTGCGTGGTGCCCGCCGTGAGCTCGAGGACAGCGCCGCGCCGCTCGCCGGACTGGTGGCGGCCTTCATCTTCGCCGTGCAGATGCTGAACTTCCCCGTCGCCGCCGGCACCAGCGGACACCTGCTCGGCGGCGCGCTCGCCGCGATACTCGTCGGCCCCTACACCGGTGTGCTCTGCGTGTCGGTGGTGCTGCTCATGCAGGGCGTGCTCTTCGCCGACGGCGGTCTGACCGCCCTCGGCGTCAACGTCATGAACATGGCCGTCGTCACCGTCCTCGTCGCCTACGCCGTCTTCCGCGGCCTGGTGAAGGTCCTGCCCAAGACCCGCCGCTCGGTCACCGCCGCCGCCTTCACCGGCGCACTTGTGTCCGTACCCGGCGCGGCCGTCATGTTCACCCTCGTCTACGCCCTCGGTGGCACCACCGACGTACCGCTCGCCAAGGTGTTCACCGCCATGGTCGGCGTGCACGTCCTCATCGGCATCGGCGAGGCGGTCATCACCGCCGCGACGGTCGGCGCGGTGCTCGCCGTACGCCCCGACCTGGTGCACGGCGCGCGCGGACTGAGCACGCCGCTCAAGCTGCGCGTCGGCGGTGAACTGGTCGACGCCCCCGCCGCCGCCCCTGCCGCGCCCGTCTCCGGTCCCCGCTCCACCAAGCCGGTGTGGATCACCGGGCTGGTCACCGCCCTCGTGCTCGCCGGTTTCGTCTCCTACTACGCCTCCGCCAGCCCGGACGGCCTGGAGAAGGTCGCCGCCGACAAGGGCATCGACCAGAACGAGCGGGAGCACGCCGCCGCCAACTCCCCGCTCGCCGACTACAGCGTCAAGGACGTCGCCGACACCCGTCTCTCCGGCGGCCTCGCGGGCGTCATCGGCGTCGGCGCGACCGTCGCCGTCGGCACCGGGATCTTCTGGAGCGTGCGCCGCCGCCGCGCGGAAGACCTGACGGCCACCTCGACCTCGGCCGCCGGCTGA
- the cbiQ gene encoding cobalt ECF transporter T component CbiQ translates to MGAGHSHKLYRHGHSAVHALPPQCKLVAAFTFVVVVVSTPRGAVWAFALYAVLLAAVAAAARIPAGFLLRRLLIEVPFVAFAVLMPFVAQGERVEVLGVPLSVSGLWGAWNVLAKGTLGVAASVLLASTTELRALLLGMQRLKLPPLLVQIATFMIRYGDVITGELRRMSIARRSRGFEARGVRHWGVLAKTAGSLFIRSYERGERVYLAMVSRGYAGSMPVIDDIAASRAQWAHAAVLPVTALAVCLMGWTL, encoded by the coding sequence ATGGGCGCGGGCCACAGCCACAAGCTCTACCGCCACGGGCACTCGGCGGTGCACGCGCTGCCGCCGCAGTGCAAGCTCGTCGCCGCCTTCACCTTCGTGGTGGTCGTCGTCTCCACACCCCGCGGGGCGGTGTGGGCGTTCGCCCTCTACGCCGTCCTGCTCGCCGCGGTCGCGGCAGCGGCCCGGATCCCGGCCGGCTTCCTGCTGCGGCGGCTGCTGATCGAAGTACCGTTCGTCGCCTTCGCGGTCCTCATGCCCTTCGTGGCGCAGGGCGAGCGGGTCGAGGTGCTCGGCGTCCCGCTGAGCGTCTCCGGCCTGTGGGGCGCCTGGAACGTGCTGGCCAAGGGCACCCTGGGAGTGGCCGCCTCCGTGCTGCTCGCGTCGACGACCGAACTGCGGGCGCTGCTGCTCGGCATGCAGCGGCTGAAACTCCCGCCGCTGCTGGTCCAGATCGCCACCTTCATGATCCGGTACGGCGACGTGATCACCGGTGAGCTGCGGCGGATGTCCATCGCCCGGCGCTCGCGCGGCTTCGAGGCGCGCGGCGTGCGGCACTGGGGGGTACTGGCCAAGACCGCCGGCTCGCTGTTCATCCGTTCCTACGAGCGCGGCGAGCGGGTCTACCTCGCGATGGTCAGCCGCGGCTACGCCGGTTCGATGCCGGTGATCGACGACATCGCGGCCTCGCGCGCCCAGTGGGCGCACGCGGCCGTACTCCCGGTGACGGCCCTCGCCGTCTGTCTGATGGGATGGACGCTGTGA
- a CDS encoding energy-coupling factor ABC transporter ATP-binding protein — translation MDAVTTEAPSLEVSGLAYAYPDGHQALFGVDLTVGRGERVALLGPNGAGKTTLVLHLNGILGGGVGKVSVAGLPVEKRNFAEVRRRVGIVFQDPDDQLFMPTVREDVAFGPAAAGMRGAELQARVAEALEQVGMAAFADRPPHHLSFGQRRRVAVATVLAMRPEILVLDEPSSNLDPASRRELADILRSLDVTVLMVTHDLPYALELCPRAVVLSEGVIAADGRTQDLLCDEELMRAHRLELPFGFDPRSVTLPAAAA, via the coding sequence ATGGACGCTGTGACCACCGAAGCACCCTCTCTCGAAGTCTCCGGCCTCGCGTACGCCTATCCCGACGGGCATCAGGCCCTCTTCGGGGTCGACCTGACCGTCGGGCGCGGGGAACGGGTGGCGCTGCTCGGCCCCAACGGCGCGGGCAAGACCACCCTCGTACTCCACCTCAACGGCATCCTGGGCGGTGGCGTCGGCAAGGTGAGCGTGGCCGGGCTGCCCGTGGAGAAGCGGAACTTCGCCGAGGTCCGGCGGCGCGTCGGGATCGTCTTCCAGGACCCCGACGACCAGCTGTTCATGCCGACGGTGCGCGAGGACGTGGCCTTCGGCCCGGCGGCGGCCGGGATGCGGGGCGCGGAACTCCAGGCGCGGGTGGCCGAGGCGCTGGAGCAGGTGGGGATGGCCGCGTTCGCGGACCGGCCGCCGCACCACCTGTCCTTCGGGCAGCGCCGCCGGGTGGCGGTGGCGACCGTACTCGCGATGCGTCCGGAGATCCTCGTACTGGACGAGCCGTCCTCCAACCTCGACCCGGCGTCGCGGCGCGAGCTGGCGGACATCCTGCGCTCGCTGGACGTGACGGTCCTGATGGTGACGCACGACCTGCCGTACGCGCTGGAGCTGTGCCCGCGCGCGGTGGTCCTCAGCGAGGGGGTCATCGCGGCCGACGGGCGCACGCAGGACCTGCTGTGCGACGAGGAGCTGATGCGGGCGCACCGGCTGGAGCTGCCGTTCGGCTTCGACCCGCGGTCGGTGACGCTGCCGGCGGCCGCGGCATAA
- a CDS encoding serine hydrolase domain-containing protein, protein MDIQGEVTEGFEPVRDAFVRNFEVLGDRGAAVTVYRDGRRVVDLWAGTKDADGGGPWEAGTAQVVRSATKGVAAAVPLLLHQRGLLDLDAPVGAYWPQFKAGGKDRALVRDLLAHRAGVPALDRPLSPAEAVDGVSGARAVAEQQAFWEPGTEHGYHAQTYSWLLSELVLRVTGESMGTWLAREVTGPLGLDFWIGLPEAEAEAGRVGRVGAVEPPEPAGGLRTRPRRNVSQAYADPSSLTRRAFGAIAPLPDENAPEYRAAELPASAGIGTARALAGFYAALLGDTEDGARLFTPETAVLASRELSSGPDRVLVVNTRFGPGYMLHGPASPLLSPASFGHPGRGGSLAFADAEAGIGFGYVTNSLAKSVTADPRPQALIRALGASLSA, encoded by the coding sequence GTGGACATCCAGGGTGAGGTGACGGAGGGCTTCGAGCCCGTCCGGGACGCTTTCGTACGCAACTTCGAGGTGCTCGGGGACCGGGGCGCGGCCGTCACCGTGTACCGGGACGGGCGCCGGGTCGTCGACCTGTGGGCCGGGACGAAGGACGCGGACGGCGGCGGGCCCTGGGAGGCGGGGACCGCGCAGGTGGTGCGGTCCGCGACCAAGGGCGTGGCGGCGGCGGTGCCGCTGCTGCTCCACCAGCGGGGGCTGCTGGACCTCGACGCGCCGGTGGGGGCGTACTGGCCGCAGTTCAAGGCGGGCGGCAAGGACCGCGCGCTGGTCCGGGACCTGCTCGCCCACCGGGCGGGGGTGCCCGCGCTGGACCGGCCGCTGAGCCCGGCCGAGGCCGTCGACGGGGTCTCGGGGGCGCGGGCCGTCGCCGAGCAGCAGGCCTTCTGGGAGCCGGGCACCGAGCACGGCTACCACGCACAGACGTACAGCTGGCTGCTGTCGGAACTGGTGCTGCGGGTGACCGGGGAGTCGATGGGCACCTGGCTGGCCCGGGAGGTCACGGGCCCGCTGGGGCTGGACTTCTGGATCGGTCTGCCGGAAGCGGAAGCGGAGGCGGGCCGCGTCGGGCGGGTGGGGGCCGTGGAGCCGCCGGAGCCGGCGGGGGGCCTTCGCACGCGCCCGCGGCGAAACGTTTCGCAGGCGTACGCGGACCCCTCCTCCCTGACCCGGCGCGCCTTCGGGGCGATAGCCCCGCTGCCGGACGAGAACGCCCCCGAGTACCGCGCGGCGGAGCTGCCCGCCTCGGCGGGGATCGGGACGGCGCGGGCGCTGGCCGGGTTCTACGCGGCGCTGCTGGGGGACACCGAGGACGGCGCGCGGCTGTTCACCCCCGAGACGGCGGTGCTGGCGTCCCGCGAGCTGTCGTCGGGGCCGGACCGGGTGCTGGTGGTGAACACCCGCTTCGGCCCGGGTTACATGCTGCACGGCCCGGCGTCGCCCCTGCTGTCCCCGGCGTCGTTCGGCCACCCGGGCCGGGGCGGTTCCCTGGCGTTCGCCGACGCGGAGGCGGGCATCGGCTTCGGCTACGTCACGAACTCCCTGGCCAAGTCGGTCACGGCGGACCCCCGCCCCCAGGCCCTGATCCGCGCCCTCGGCGCATCGCTGTCGGCCTGA